A region of Vigna radiata var. radiata cultivar VC1973A chromosome 6, Vradiata_ver6, whole genome shotgun sequence DNA encodes the following proteins:
- the LOC106764424 gene encoding protein RESPONSE TO LOW SULFUR 3-like — MMRKGETTSLERELKKRNEELEEELKRSKEREDQVRSQLHAALDRLSVAEDAEERLCAQLGDLEAEALLQARDYHARIVSLVDQLSQAHSLLNTTFPLRSPS, encoded by the coding sequence ATGATGAGGAAGGGTGAAACGACGTCGTTGGAGAGAGAGCTGAAGAAGCGGAACGAGGAGCTGGAGGAGGAGCTGAAACGGAGCAAGGAGAGGGAGGACCAGGTGAGGAGCCAGCTCCACGCCGCATTGGATCGCCTCTCTGTGGCGGAGGACGCGGAGGAACGCCTCTGCGCGCAGCTCGGTGACCTCGAAGCCGAAGCGCTGCTGCAGGCGCGTGACTACCACGCCCGCATCGTTTCACTCGTTGATCAGCTCTCACAAGCACACTCTCTCCTCAACACCACCTTTCCCCTTCGATCCCCCTCATAA